A stretch of Candidatus Neomarinimicrobiota bacterium DNA encodes these proteins:
- a CDS encoding ABC transporter ATP-binding protein: MQNNALITIEDLLKAYPMGKGEFIALKDINLQFKKGEFAGLVGPSGSGKTTMLNIIGSLDKPTKGETTVLDKKISQLSHKEAAALRNHHMGFIFQTYNLLPVYTVYENVKLPLLLLKHLSKKEMDSMVKDALDWVGLTDKIDSKPAQLSGGECQRVAVARAMVKRPKLVLADEPTANLDAKNAHNILQMMERLNEELETTFIFATHDEKVIKYLRRQISLEDGRVVADDVVQA, translated from the coding sequence ATGCAAAATAACGCACTCATTACCATCGAAGACCTGTTGAAAGCCTATCCCATGGGCAAGGGTGAATTCATTGCCCTGAAGGATATCAACCTGCAGTTCAAGAAAGGAGAATTCGCCGGACTGGTGGGGCCCAGCGGTTCCGGGAAGACCACCATGCTGAACATCATCGGCTCACTGGACAAACCGACCAAGGGCGAGACCACTGTGCTGGACAAAAAAATCAGCCAGCTCTCCCACAAGGAGGCGGCGGCGCTCCGCAACCATCATATGGGATTCATCTTCCAGACCTACAATCTATTGCCGGTCTATACGGTCTATGAGAACGTGAAGCTACCGCTTCTTTTGCTGAAACATCTCTCCAAAAAGGAGATGGACAGCATGGTTAAGGATGCGCTGGATTGGGTCGGTCTCACCGACAAGATCGACTCCAAACCGGCGCAGCTCTCCGGCGGCGAATGCCAGCGAGTAGCGGTGGCGCGTGCCATGGTCAAGCGTCCGAAGCTCGTGCTGGCGGACGAACCCACCGCCAATCTGGATGCGAAGAACGCCCACAACATCCTGCAGATGATGGAGCGCCTGAACGAGGAACTGGAGACCACCTTCATCTTTGCCACCCACGACGAAAAAGTCATCAAATACCTGCGCCGGCAGATCTCGCTGGAAGA